Part of the Microtus ochrogaster isolate Prairie Vole_2 chromosome 19, MicOch1.0, whole genome shotgun sequence genome, ATTTTTGTATTGATCTGTACTTTAAGTACAGATTCTGCACTTCCAGAAGAAATTTACTATTGATAAAAATGTCTTGTTATTTCTTCGCTTACATCTTGTGTTTCTAGGGGTTTCCCATCAAGTGTGATTTTAGCCTCTTAGCTAAGAAATCCatagtttaattattttcagtAAGTATTTGTTGATTATTGAGTATTTTATTAGGAATAAATGCTGACTTTGAATGTCTCTACTATTTACTAACATGCTTCTTCCTCCTTGTGTATTCAAACCTTTAATATTAAATTAGTTTTTGAGGTCAATAATTTTGAATCTTTAACAATGGAGCATCCTTGCATCTGGGAATAAATTTACTTGGCTATGATTATTCTGTTGACCAGCTGCTGAGGTTTATTTGGTAATGTCACAGTTCACATTACCAATGTTTTATTCAGCATTTACGACCTGTTCtagtttcagttttatttctgtgatacATATTCTGAAGATAAAAAAcaactttgggaagaaagggtttattttaacttTGTCTAGGACTGAGGCCTCCTGACCTTCCTACTTTCCATAATAGCATGCTTGTTGGTGTATCCCTTGTTTAGGTAGCCATGCTGGTGAGAATTTGTGGGTGTAGCttccctgacatttctaggagacacgaTCTCACAAGCAAACTTCCTGTTTCTTCGCCCCTTAAAATATTCCCATCCATTCTTCTGTAATGACCCCTAAGCCTTAGGGATGGAAGCTGTAGATGTATTCATTGGCCGAACTTCacaattttgaaacatttatcgACTGCGGTTTTCCTGTAGTGGTCTCCAtcttttgcaaagagaagttttcttgaaGCACAAACACTATATTTACCAGTGgatataagaacaaatatttagaatgtagttagggattatgctggtttagtaacaCGTGAGGAGAGAGGGTCGGGCAGACTCACTGGCTAGACCTGGGAGAAGGTGGTCATGACAGATAACTTGGTAGTTTTAATTTTAGGTGAGTTGAATTTGTAGACTGACTGAGCCCTCTATGATGGATTGAAAAACTGAGATCGTTTTTCTCAGCGTTGGTATTACCACCGACGACCAGCAGAGGGCAACCTACGCTCAGACAACAGATTCAGTTGCAGTTCAACAGCACACTTTTGAGAGCTTACGAAAAAACGtgcagaaaacagaagacaaaaatcaTACACAGATAAATGAACCAGGGATAAGAAAAGAGGTGAATTTTGATAGTATATCTTAATACATTTATAGCAAAACTTTTTAATCAAGTTACTGGTTAAGATtcacacctttttctttttaaaaaagaaaaaaccaagaGCTTGTATGTCAAAATAACTCCACAGAAACCAATATTTACCTAAGTGTAATATTTGAATCCACAAATTAACCCTTTATCTCATGGGAGGCTAATTTCCAAAAGTGCTGATTATTAAATTTCCAAGTCTAATGAAATGTTTTAGGAGGAATATAATACAAAGCTTGTGTTTCTTTCAGCTTCAGGACCGAAGTCTATGGAGCCTGGTGTGACCCTCTGAATTGGACCAGATACCCACGAGATCATGTGTGTTCTGTCTTCATGAAAGGGATTAGTAATTTAACAAATGGGGTGGCCAGAGGTGTCCTGGCTACCATCCACCATGAGAGGGCTCAGCAAGGGAGCTGTGGCACGGAACCCACTGGAGGCTTGATCCGGGGCTTCTAGTCCCTAGAAAGGAGGGCAGTTTCTGTTGCTGATAAATGATCCAAGTGAAATGTAGAAGGAGTAGACTCTAACAGCCAGAATACCCATCTCAATTTAGATCCTGATATGTCCTAATCTGACCCCAAATCTTAGAAACACTTCCACATATTGAAATATTCTTTTCCTGGgtcactgtaacatgagggcctaattgttggggtttttgtcctgcccagtacccccaACAAGCCAGCAAGCTTCAAAGAAAATTACGGAggactccataagattataaactgattggcccattagctcaggtttcttattagctcttatcagatatattaacccattattctgatctatgttagccatgtggctcagtacctttctcggCTGGGCAGATTACATCTTGCTtttctcagtggtctgggcaggaatgggaggaactggcttccttcttcccagcattctcctgttcctctacttcctgtctggtttgctcatctatacttcctgcctggccaagccaatcagtgttttattaaaatatatgattgacagaatacagataattctcctgcaccacttcaccctccccttctttttttttaaacaaaggaaaatatccatagtccatttttggggaatgtgggtgtagttttccaggctacttcctgctggttgggggcgctgataatcttatggggacctaaagaaaatttatagagTTATAatgaagtcctgactggagtatcctgtgagtcttgatcaattcaggcagcagtcttgaatctgttctggatgtagaactcagacatccggaccatctgttcctaccggtggtcttccttgatcaaactggatttcTCTTatttcagaatgaatccacagcctctcattttctgtggaaacaaaagcaaaatctcttctccaaaataacataccttttgacttcaattttgaagccaaggtattttcaaaatacctatctggGATTAATTCAACAGCACATATAAggaaatatcttttagcagctgttgctccttcctcatcattcagacaattcaaagagagcataatagcatacagtatcaagactctgtattttccatctttatgcagctttattttaacctctcttatttttacttttacttgttgagacaggttctctgtatatctttgtcctggaataactctgtagagcaggctgtccttgaactcacagaggtacaactgtctctgcctctccagtgctgggattaaaggtgtgtgctacaacacctttaactcacagaggtcaatctacctctgcctcccaagtcttagattaaaggtgtgcatcaccacacccaactactgttttttttttttttactttaagaactttaacctttagcctgaatatattttaacacactgtaaaccatttagagatccattgtctttgaatctatctttactgtatctctctctttttctgaccacaggagcctttaatttaccaagcaatatgggtagacttaaagccatggctttgaaggctgaatccagcccattccttagctttatgaAATTCCTGGTCCTCCCCAGTATGACTGCAATGAGTAACTTCCATTCCTACTTAGCCATGACTTCCTACTTATGTTTGGTTTCTGTAAGGAATAGCTACATCTATTGAAACCCTTTTCTCACCACTGCCTCTAATCAGGCTCCTCTGACATAGGAATCTCATGGCAGAATGAGATAGAGGTTTTTAAGTGTGGGAAAGATTGCTTTGATTCTAATCTCCATGTGCTAAACAGTCTCATCCCCCATTATTAGCCTTCTGCTCTACTTCTTTGATAAGTTTGTCTAATTAACTTAGTTTTCTTGCTACAAAGTTCATCCTAAGGCTGCAAAGCAAAGGTTGTTTTCTCCTCCTTATTTAAAGGTGATTTtggctttttgatttttttaaagttgatacCAGTTTATCAGGTTTTTTTTGTCACCAGAAGCCCCACTGGGATTTTGGCATTAAAATTGACATTCAGACCATTGATCTACCTAGAAATGTTTTGGAATTAGAGATGCATCACTAGTGGAAAGCAGATTTTGTTGCTGTATGTACTACTGTTTTGATTCTGTCCACATGGTGGCACTAGTGCAAAGAAAATCGTATTGCCCAGTTGGCAAGGAGAACCCTGACACTCACATTGGTATTTTATTAAATGCCTGCATAATTTTTGAAAGGCAGAACTGAATGTCACGTGGGATGGTCAGCAGTCTACCAAATACTAAAGTatcctcaatttaaaaaaaaaaacaagatttaacACTGTATGTTACAAATTGAAATTCTAAAGTCTTATCCATTGGGTTCTTCAGTCTTTTAATCataagacatgcacacacaggtgaacacacacaaGGATTAGTGCCAAATCCAAAGCCTGGGAAAGGAGGGGCGCTCTCCTCCAAACCAGCAGGCTCATTCCGTTGCTTtgcacagggctggagagcaaAGGTCATACCAAGTTTATGAACAAAggtggtgggggtgtgggggttgTGTGATTCTGCTATTCCACTTCCAGCCCCGCCTCTTATTCAAGCCTGGGATAATCCTGGGTTAAAGTCTACTGTCCCTTGTGAAAAACATGCCTGGGCTTGCAGGGACGGAAAGCATTGAAAGGGAAAGTGACAGGACAGAGACTCTGCAGGGCTGAGGCGACTTCCTCCGAGCGCTGCTCTTAGAACAGGGGATGAGGTAAATGCCTGTACCTGGTGATTGACACCCGAGTTCCCAATGCTTGATAGTGGTCTAGACTTAGTGTTCCTAATTCTAAGTGTCACTGGGTCCTATACAAAATAACTACTAATGAACCAAGTTACCGGAGACAAAGGGATGGACATGTAGTTGACCTGACATAACTTGATGGTTCTATGAAAAATTCATTGGTAATAGCACTTACATTGTCtaggactcagtttcctcatctgtggggggggggagatgtagACTAGACCACATCACTTCAATATGTCCACAGGAAACCAGAATACGTCACCATAAATATACCTCTGAGTCAGGATAATTTTGAGCCGAGTGAAGAAGTACTTAGCCACAGAAGCCCTGAAAATGGCATACTGCTCTTTTGTTTGTAAGGAaagtaaaatgacatttattaaaagaaatctCAATTCCTAAGAATGTCTCctgtaccagaaaaaaaaaatgacgatTTTTATCAATGGAAAATAACAATCCTCACCCCTGTTCCTAAATGCCTTCTCGTTCTCTACACTCTTTCTGGCTTAAAATAGCATTCGAACCTCAATTCTAAGCCACCTCTAAGGGCACCCATTTTGCCGTGTATCTTACATGTATTTGAATAATCGTTTGTTTCCGAGGTAAATCTGCCCTGCTTGATTAACCACAAGTATCATTTAGAAAGGTAGgaagaaatattattttccctCCCCTAACACAGCAGGATTTTCCATTCAGGTTCGTATTAAGATGACATAGGCATTTCAATAGCTAGTAGGATTTAGTACAGCACATTAACAATACTGAACAATACTCCATGAGCCATCGGAACAAGAAAAATGGGTCTGCCTCTGCGTTGTTAGAACTGAACAGTAAATTCTGAGCGTATTGACAGCCACTCAGTTGCCTGTATTCGCCCCCCCCCTTCACCCCACTGGGAGGGCTTGTATTGACTCTGTGCATACTAGGACAGTGACATCGCTTCTCTTAGTGAGCCATTTGATCCACGCAATTTGAATCACCCACTTGGAACAAGAAGTCATAAGTGACTTCAATTGTAAAATTATAATTAGCAACGGGGCACACTTTTCAGCATCACTGTCAAAGCCCATACTGTTGCTAACCACGGCCCACTCAAACCATTAAATCGCTTTTCTGAAAAATCCCACAGGATAGCGCTCTTGCTTTCCGATGGTTAGATTGGCTGCGTACCAAACCTTCGCTGGGCTTCAGGCCCGGGTCCAAGGTTAAGGACCTGACCTTTGACAGGGGGTCACTTATTAGGCGCTGGGAAGAGGCGGCAGGGGTTCAGATGTTTTCACACTACCGCAGGTCACCCCGATCTGCGACCGGGAGTGTGCTTCGTTCCTCAGCGGCTCTGACTCAGCCGGGTGCCCGGTTCCGCGCATCCCAGGCACTCAGCCGCCGGGTCCACGGAGCTCTAGCCAGGCGCGAAGGAGCCCGCTGTGGCGGCGGTGGCCCCCAAGCGCTCCGTGGCTCCCTGGGTGACACCGGTGTCCCATCGCGGGGTGGTCAGGAGGGCGGTGAGGGGGCGGTGCCAACCCTGCGACTCCCCCGATCATCACCCAGCATCCTTGCCCAACCATAGACCCGACAGGGCGTCCACCCTTGGGTTTCTGTTTTCCACCTCCAAGGTCAGGGCGTGCAAAGAACCGGGGTCACTTCGCGCTCTGCCACCTCCAAGCCGGGTCGAAGCCACGCGGCCAACTCGTACCTATCCAAGGCTCTAGCTCCACAGCCGGAGGGCGGGGCGTCCTCCTTGACGTCAAGAGACCCCGCCCCTCCCAGCCGAGGGAATAAAAAGGTTCCCGGCTCGCTCTCGCTCGCACAAGCGGAGCTGGACAGCAGAATAGTCGGTCGGCTGAGGGACCAGGGACTTGAGAACCAGAGCTAGCCCGGACGCGTGTCCGTGCCTCggaggtggcagcaggcagtATCGGGTTGCCGGGCCACGATGGAACTCCTGCGGACTATTACCTACCAGCCCGCCGCTGGCACCAAGATGTGCGAGCAGGCGCTGGGCAAAGCTTGCGGCGGGGACTCGAAGAAGAAGCGACCTCAGCAGCCCTCTGAAGACGGGCAGCCCCAGACCCAGGTGACCCAGGCGGCAccacaccaccatcatcaccactctCACTCGGGACCCGAGATCTCGCGGATTATTGTCGACCCCACGACGGGGAAGCGCTACTGCCGGGGCAAAGTGCTGGGCAAGGTGAGGAGCTGCCGGCCGGCCCGCGGCCAGCGGCGGAGTGGGAGGGCGGGATGCCAGGGCAAGTAGAGCAGAGGGGGACCCTGAGCTCGCGCTTCTCGTTCACCCAGATGTCTGCTCCCCCGCGCGACGTGGGTCCCTCATCTGCCCTTCTGGGCTTCTGTGCGCCGACAGCGCTGGGGATCGGGCTTTGCATCCTCAGCCTAGGCTTTGCTCCTAAGTCTACGAAGGAGGGACTGAGAGCATTCTAAGTTAGCCCCAGCTCTAGCCACCTGATCCCCTGGGAACTCGACTGTCAAATTTCTTCAGAGACAATTTTCCACTCCCCTCTCCGTAGAGCTCTTCTTTGTAAAAGGGAGACTAGTAACTGGCCAGGTTTCCAGGAATGTATTTCCCTTCCCGAAGGGACCATTTTACAAACCAAAATGCACCCCTCTGCCCACCCCTCTCTGTTcctaatttttgctttttctttccatttatgtattcatttattttaaacgTTGGCCCTCCATTTTCTTCGGCTCAAATCCATCTCGGCTTTGTTTCCTCTCAGGGTGGCTTTGCAAAGTGTTACGAAATGACAGATCTGACAAACAACAAAGTCTACGCTGCAAAAATTATTCCTCACAGCAGAGTAGCTAAACCTCATCAAAGGGAAAAGGTGTGTATGACTGTTGAGcgaagtattttctttgtgtgcaGGGATGGCCCTTCCCTGTTAGAAAAATGTCTCCTGCATGTGTAAGCCCCGCCTTTCCAGAGACGATGGGAGGCTCATAAGCCttattttgctatttctttttcttttcttagattgACAAAGAAATCGAGCTTCACAGAATCCTGCATCATAAGCATGTAGTGCAGTTTTACCACTACtttgaagacaaagaaaatatttacattctcTTGGAATACTGCAGCCGACGGGTAAGGGCTAACTCCCGGGTCAGTGCACTCTCCAACAGAAAGCTGATGTGGTGTTTGGAACACATTTTAGCTGGGGTTTTAGCCGGGACAGTTCATTCTCCCACTGTGTCAACCGGCACCACTAGTCTGGGCAAAGGGAAACCTGATTTGGCTGACAGTTTGACAAattctctttttcccccttctcttcctagTCCATGGCTCACATCTTGAAAGCAAGAAAGGTGTTGACAGAGCCAGAAGTCCGATACTACCTCAGGCAGATTGTGTCGGGACTCAAGTACCTTCACGAGCAAGAAATCCTGCACAGAGATCTCAAACTAGGTAAGCCCTCCACTGCAGAAGCTGGGAAAGCTGAGGGGGGCGGGTGTTAGAGAGATGTCAGTTTTCCCATCCTCCCTGAGTGTTCTTAATTGGGATCCAGTCTTTTGAATGGGTAACACTTTAGTGGAGGATGCTGGCCTCCAAAGAGCTCCATTCCAAGGGAGTtcacaattcatttttttttctgtctcctaggGAACTTTTTTATTAACGAAGCCATGGAACTGAAGGTTGGCGACTTTGGTTTGGCAGCCAGACTGGAACCATTGGAACACAGAAGGAGGTAAGAGTCATGTCTTTCCTGGGTTTCGTGGAGACCAAATACACCTTTATTACCTCTGATTTGTTACTTGATAGAAAGTTCACACTAAAACCTGTAAACCATGGTTGTGTTGCTTAAACAAATGTCCACTGCGAACGCGGGTGACTTACACCTCGACACTGATTATTCTGAGATCAGATGTTTTATTTTGCCTGAAATATATAAACCATCTGGTCTCAGTTGGTTAAAAACACTTGGTCCTACGAGCTGACCAAAATTGTACACTCATTGAAAACTTATCAAAGGAAACGTGATCAAATCAAAACACAGCATAAAACTTCAAGGTTTTATTTTCCATTGAGTCACCCCCAGAGAAATAAGTTTAATGAATGCAGTGGTTCCTAATGAGATCTTGCTATCTTCTGTCTTTTCAGAACAATATGTGGTACCCCCAATTATCTCTCTCCTGAAGTCCTCAACAAACAAGGACATGGTTGTGAATCAGACATCTGGGCCTTAGGCTGTGTGATGTAAGTAAATGGCAGAGTGCCTAAAAAGCGAATTTGACCCGGTCATAAGGCTCAGAAAGTTCCTTTTAGACCGTTCCTGAAGATGTGTTTCTGCGTACCCAGGTACACGATGCTGCTAGGAAGGCCGCCATTCGAAACCACAAACCTGAAGGAAACGTACAGGTGCATAAGGGAAGCGAGGTATACGATGCCGTCTTCATTACTGGCCCCAGCTAAGCACTTAATAGCTAGCATGCTATCCAAAAACCCAGAGGACCGCCCCAGTTTGGATGACATCATTCGGCATGACTTCTTCCTGCAGGTCAGTGCCCTCTCTGACCTCTTTGAAATGGCCTGCCATTGCCCTGATTGTTGAAGAGGTTTCTGAAGTTCTCTTCTGATTCCACAGGGCTTCACTCCGGACAGGCTTTCTTCTAGCTGCTGCCATACAGTTCCAGACTTCCACTTATCCAGCCCGGCCAAGAATTTCTTTAAGaaagctgctgctgctctttTTGGTGGCAAGAAAGACAAAGCAAGATATAACGACACACACAGTAAGTGTTAAgactcctcttcccttcctgtacCCATGATTACCCTTGAATTTGATGACCGGGCTGAGCCTTTACTACTGGCTTAATTTCACCTGTACATTTGTATCTCGCTGACTTTGACACTAGCAGCGTAATAAACACGCACCTAGGACTGACAGCTTTTGTTTGCTGAACACTGAAGTGTGCTGCGTGTGTAACTGCCGGTGATGGCAATGATGAAAAGCTGGTTTTGCTGTGGATGCCCAGAAGACACAGAGCTAGCTCTGTTCCATCCTCACTGGGGTAGATTAACATGTACCATTCTTTTCCTCGATTTACAGATAAAGTGTCCAAAGAAGACGAAGATATTTACAAGCTTAGGCATGATTTGAAAAAGACTTCGATAACCCAGCAACCCAGCAAACACAGAACGGATGAGGTATGTTGGGGAAGAACACAAGCAGGTAGACATTTTAGGTCATTTCCATTCTTGGGCCATCAGCATTTTGATGATGATTAGGGCTGAAGCCATGCTGCCAGTCTCGAGACTGCAGTAGCTTTGCTCTGGGCTTATGGGCCCTTGCTTTCGGATAAGCTTTTCCAGTAATTAGCATAATCTCATTGTAACCTGAAGTTTCAAATATAAATAGACTTAGTTCCTTGACTCATCGTATGGTTCTTCTTGTCCTTTGAAGGAGCTGCAGCCGCCTACCACTACAGTTGCCAGATCCGGAACCTCCGCAGTGGAAAACAAGCAGCAGATTGGGGATGCGATCCGGATGATAGTCAGAGGGACGCttggcagctgcagcagcagcagtgaaTGTAAGCAGTTGAAACCAGAAATCCTAAGACTAGTCCTGTATGCTAAGTAACCATACAATTTAATAATCTAAtttaacacagaaacaaaattatagaattgGAGAAAAGACACTGAGCAACCTTGATTTCTGTGTCTTTCGAATTAGTGTAGGGAAACACCAGGACCTGTGGTTTTGGTGTAAACAATGCcgtcatttctgtctctgtgacttcCCAGGCCTTGAAGACAGCACCATGGGAAGTGTTGCAGACACAGTGGCAAGAGTCCTTCGGGGATGTCTAGAAAATATGCCAGAAGCAGACTGTATCCCCAAAGAGCAGCTGAGCGCTTCCTTTCAGTGGGTCACCAAATGGGTCGATTACTCCAACAAATACGGCTTCGGGTACCAGCTCTCGGACCACACTGTTGGAGTCCTTTTCAACAATGGTGCCCACATGAGCCTCCTTCCAGACAAAAAGTAAGCACGTCTGATTAATGCAGTCTGACACGTCTCTGCTATCGCGCTAATGAAATCTGGAAACGGTGATTAAttgcttctcatttttctcttctatccTTCCCCGATTTTTAGAACGGTCCACTATTACGCAGAACTTGGCCAGTGTTCTGTTTTCCCAGCAACAGATGCCCCCGAACAATTCATTAGTCAAGTGACGGTGCTGAAATACTTCTCTCACTACATGGAGGAGAACCTCATGGATGTAAGTACCGCGGCTTTAGAGACAAGATACTGGACACAGCCTAGAGTTGGTAGCATCTGCATCACTTTGAAGTGTGTTTAGTTCAGATTCTCATGTCTTATCTTAGATGCAGTGAATCAGGGTCTCTGTGGGGCAGAGCCAGGAATCTGGAGGCCACTCCGAGGCTTCAGAGTTTGAGAGGCACCATGTGATGCCCACATGGTACAGTTTCACAGGCACTAACtatcttcttctgacttcttccaGGGTGGCGATCTCCCTAGTGTTACTGATATTCGAAGACCGCGGCTCTACCTCCTTCAGTGGTTAAAGTCTGATAAAGCCTTAATGATGCTATTCAATGATGGCACATTTCAGGTAACTGAGCCTTTTGTGGAGGCGCATGTCCTAAAACCTAGGTCTACCTAGCCGATTTAATTTTTGTCAGAACTTTTATTACTTCTTGAGTATTTAGCAAGTCCTAATGTccgtgtttatttttttaaaggtgaatttCTACCATGATCATACAAAAATAATCATCTGTAACCAAAATGAAGAATACCTGCTCACGTACATCAATGAGGACAGGATATCTACAACCTTCAGACTGACGACGCTGTTGATGTCTGGCTGTTCGTTAGAACTAAAACATCGGATGGAATACGCCCTGAACATGCTCTTACAGAGGTGTAACTGAAAACCTTTTCGAGTGGACCCTATGGGACTCCTTTCCACTGTGAGTTCAACAGGGAAGCCAGCGGCAGGACATAGAGCACGTCAGCAAAGATGGACAGGGGGTGGTACAACGACAGATCCTCAGTGGCCTGCTGGACTGCTGGAACCAGGCCGGCGTAAGGTGTACAGTTGACTGTGGACAATCggagggtggaggagaaggcAGTTTTCCTGAAGTACCTGTCGCTAAAAGGTTTAATCGGACAATTTTGCAGAAAGATGCATTGACTCTTAAGTTCTCTGTGTGGAGAGTACTTTCAGCCAGAGGACTTGGAACTGTGAATATACTTcctgaaggggagggagaagggagggtgctCCCTTGTTGTTTAAAGGCTACAATCAGAGCCGCTTTTGGCTGCTTAACTGTGAACTATGgccatatataattttttttggttatttttgaatACACTTGTGGCTGGAAAAGTGCATTCCttgttaataaacattttatttattacagcCCCAAGAGCAGTATTTATTAtgaagatgttcttttttttatgttgacCATTTTGAACTCTTGGCAATAAAGAGTATGAAAAGAGAAGTTGTGATCTCCTCTCCTTTCTGCTGCGCGACACTGCACCAGTGCAGCCTTTGAGCATGGTTCCTGACATGCCAACACACATCACAAACTAGGAAGGTCTTCATAGTTCCTAGTGACACCTTCTAGAAAAGCACTCTTTATAATCATAGTTCCAACTATGGACTTTCTGCGAGGCCCCAACTTGAAGAGAGTATGACAGGGCTATCACTTTTTACAACCCCCCCTCCCGgcaccctccttcctcctgctaAATCCCAAACCACTTTTTCTCTAAAGTAACACCTCAAAAATCATTTAACTTAGAACCAAAAAGAAGAGTGATCCTGTGCAAACAGACCTCTCATTACTAAGTGAGCAGGTTCAGGGGGTTTACCTTAATATGGACAGAACTATGCATTATAATGCATGTGCCACTTAAATGTATTACTCAGCCTTAACTTGCCTAAACACTTCCAGTGCCGCTGGCAGTACTGGTTCATAAGCCAGGAGTCGGAAATGTTTTGTTAATAAGTCACGATTTTCTTCTGGTGCATGGGGGCTGAGAAGACACCTGTGAACCAAGCTATGGCTTGGGTCCATCTTTTAGCCTACTAGCTTATCAAAGAGGCAAATCGGATAAggtttttctttcagtaaaagctacagaaagaatCTGTTTATCCCGTTACTCTCAACATACAATGACCCACATATGATGCTCAGACATTTTGTTGTTCAACTGGAGTCATGCTACAAGGAAGACTCTATCCTGGGAAAGAAAAccacttttttttggggggggggtgttcactTTGTGATTCTATATGGGGGGTATAGAAGTAGATTGTCATTAGATATTTATGTTTATCTGAAGTAGATTCTGCACCTCATATGCTTCACCACTGAAAGCCAAAGATTGGGGACTTGCTATGGGTATCTCATGAGTCCTCAATAGCcttttcctgccttgagttttctATGTATCAAAACCTAATTTTTTGGTTAATGACTTAGAGAGCTGGCCAGACAAAACTAAATAACAGATGTGTACATGTTGAATCTAATTTCAGGAGCAGAGAACAAGCAATAGTGTTAAactagtaaaagaaaaatgttctacTAAAGAATTTGTCAGTAGAACACCATGTGTTCCTCTCAGGTTTTTAGGGCAGACTTCTTCATTCTTGCATTTATTGAGCATCTGCTGTGTGACAAGGTGCAG contains:
- the Plk2 gene encoding serine/threonine-protein kinase PLK2: MELLRTITYQPAAGTKMCEQALGKACGGDSKKKRPQQPSEDGQPQTQVTQAAPHHHHHHSHSGPEISRIIVDPTTGKRYCRGKVLGKGGFAKCYEMTDLTNNKVYAAKIIPHSRVAKPHQREKIDKEIELHRILHHKHVVQFYHYFEDKENIYILLEYCSRRSMAHILKARKVLTEPEVRYYLRQIVSGLKYLHEQEILHRDLKLGNFFINEAMELKVGDFGLAARLEPLEHRRRTICGTPNYLSPEVLNKQGHGCESDIWALGCVMYTMLLGRPPFETTNLKETYRCIREARYTMPSSLLAPAKHLIASMLSKNPEDRPSLDDIIRHDFFLQGFTPDRLSSSCCHTVPDFHLSSPAKNFFKKAAAALFGGKKDKARYNDTHNKVSKEDEDIYKLRHDLKKTSITQQPSKHRTDEELQPPTTTVARSGTSAVENKQQIGDAIRMIVRGTLGSCSSSSECLEDSTMGSVADTVARVLRGCLENMPEADCIPKEQLSASFQWVTKWVDYSNKYGFGYQLSDHTVGVLFNNGAHMSLLPDKKTVHYYAELGQCSVFPATDAPEQFISQVTVLKYFSHYMEENLMDGGDLPSVTDIRRPRLYLLQWLKSDKALMMLFNDGTFQVNFYHDHTKIIICNQNEEYLLTYINEDRISTTFRLTTLLMSGCSLELKHRMEYALNMLLQRCN